A region of Vigna radiata var. radiata cultivar VC1973A chromosome 6, Vradiata_ver6, whole genome shotgun sequence DNA encodes the following proteins:
- the LOC106763069 gene encoding uncharacterized protein LOC106763069: MALLTSLPEHSTTPKRHKRKPQQQQKQKQKEKQKAASSWDQIKNLLTCKQMEGSRVHDPSKGYSKIGSSCSSICSFRDVVHGNTRVVHRSDNSSPESSSLGQETGLLTRKPVTASTRSTAAKSNAGATYTSSSSSRGMQFRKLSGCYECHMIIDPSRLPVARSTVCACSHCGEVFPKMESLELHQAVRHAVSELGPEDSGRNIVEIIFKSSWLKKDNPICKIERILKVHNTQRTIQRFEECRDTVKNRALGSTKKNPRCAADGNELLRFHCTTLTCALGARGSSSLCASVPGCGVCTIIRHGFQGGGGEHAKGKGVRTTASSGRAHDSVVCGDGTRRAMLVCRVIAGRVKRVAEDTPPSEEEHVSVASYDSVAGYAGIYSNLEELVVFNPKAILPCFVVIYKVPSC, from the exons ATGGCTCTCTTAACTTCCTTGCCGGAGCACTCCACCACCCCAAAACGCCATAAACGAAAACCACAGCAACAGCAGAAACAGAAACAGAAGGAAAAACAGAAAGCAGCTTCTTCATGGGATCAAATCAAGAACCTCTTAACCTGCAAACAGATGGAAGGGTCGAGGGTTCATGACCCTTCAAAAGGGTACTCAAAGATAGGATCTTCTTGCAGCTCCATATGCAGCTTCAGAGACGTTGTTCATGGGAACACACGTGTGGTGCATAGGTCTGATAACTCTTCACCGGAGAGTAGCTCTCTGGGTCAGGAAACTGGTTTACTCACCAGGAAACCGGTGACCGCTTCTACCCGCTCCACAGCCGCAAAATCAAACGCTGGAGCAACCTACacgtcatcatcttcttccaGGGGAATGCAGTTCAGAAAGCTATCTGGCTGTTATGAATGTCACATGATCATTGACCCTAGCAG GTTACCAGTTGCAAGAAGCACTGTGTGTGCTTGCTCTCACTGTGGTGAGGTCTTCCCTAAAATGGAGAGTTTGGAGCTTCATCAAGCTGTTCGTCATGCCG TTTCGGAGCTGGGACCGGAGGATTCGGGGAGGAACATAGTGGAAATAATATTCAAATCGAGCTGGTTGAAGAAGGATAATCCCATATGCAAGATCGAACGGATACTAAAAGTGCACAATACTCAACGCACCATCCAACGGTTCGAGGAGTGCAGGGACACTGTAAAGAACCGTGCGCTGGGGAgcaccaagaaaaaccccagGTGCGCAGCCGACGGCAACGAACTCTTGCGGTTCCACTGCACCACCTTAACGTGCGCACTGGGCGCACGTGGGTCATCCTCGCTGTGCGCCTCCGTACCCGGCTGCGGTGTCTGTACAATCATCAGGCACGGATTCCAAGGCGGCGGCGGCGAACACGCGAAGGGAAAGGGCGTGAGGACCACCGCAAGCAGCGGTAGGGCACACGACTCCGTCGTGTGCGGCGACGGCACGCGGAGGGCCATGCTGGTGTGCCGGGTGATTGCGGGGCGCGTGAAGCGCGTGGCGGAGGACACGCCGCCGTCGGAGGAGGAACACGTGTCGGTTGCGTCCTATGATTCTGTAGCCGGGTACGCTGGAATCTACTCGAATCTCGAGGAATTGGTTGTTTTCAATCCAAAGGCTATCCTTCCTTGTTTTGTGGTTATTTACAAAGTGCCTTCGTGTTAA